TGGAAGTAGACAAAATCATGCAGACCATGGGGTTGTCATCCCTAGGGAATCGGCAACCGAGCCAGTTGTCTGGCGGACAACAGCAGCGGGTTGCCCTTGCACGTGCTATCGTGAACAAGCCAAGGGTATTGCTATTTGATGAACCGCTTTCGAACCTTGATGCCAAACTCAGGGAACAGATGCGTACCGAAATTCGTAGGATTCAACAAAAATTTGGCATTACAAGTATTTATGTCACCCATGACCAGGCAGAAGCAATGACCGTAAGTGACAGGATCATGGTAATGGACAAGGGGATAATCCAGCAATTGGGTACGCCTTTTGAAATCTATAGCAGGCCAACCAACCATTTTGTAGCCGATTTTATCGGAAGGGCGAATTTCATACCTGCTACAGTCGTGACCCTAGATAAGGAAGTGACGCTGAAAGTAGGGGAAAAGGAATGTGCATTCCCCAGTTTCAACAAAGATTTGAAGGTAGGGAAAAGCGCTACCATCGTGATTCGTCCCGAGGGCCTTCGCATTGGCAAAAAGGAAGAAGGGGCCTTCTTCAGGGGTAAAGTCACACAGGCAGTATATCTGGGTTCCACTATGGAATATGAGATTGCTGTTCCAAATCGCAAGGAGCCTGTGGTTGCAATTTCCTATAACCCGGTACTTGAGGGTTTCTACAAGATAGGGGATACGGTCTCTCTTACATTCGATCCCATCAGTGCCCATGTGATTTCTTGAGCAACAGGTGTTTTGTGTATCAAGTCGTTTGACAGTCCTTGTAAAAATGAGAAAAGAGTTTTCCTTGGTTTGTGAATTCTTGCATAGTTTCTGCTATAATCAAGAATTGCCAAGGAAAAACTTTTTTTTGGAAAAAAACTGTACTATTTGAGTTTTTTTTATCGGTATGGTATAGTTTTACAATTAAATTGAGGTGACTAGATGGGGATTGTTGAACGGCGGATTCGTGACCGTCAGAATAGGGTAATGGAGATTCTTGACGCATCAAAGCGGATGTTTCGTTCCCGGGGGTTTATCGAGACTACCATGAACGAAATAGCAACCGATTCTGATTTAAGCAGACGGACTCTCTATTTATATTTCCATAATAAGGAAGAAATATTGCTGACCCTTGCCGTACAAACACTGGAACAGCTTCTGGAAGAAACGGCAAAATCGAGAATCCAGGAAATGACCGGCATTGAACGATTGATCAACCTTGCAACGACCTATCGAAATCTCTATGTCGCCGATGCTGGCAGCTTCCAAT
The sequence above is a segment of the Sphaerochaeta pleomorpha str. Grapes genome. Coding sequences within it:
- a CDS encoding ABC transporter ATP-binding protein: MSVTLVNISKVFTDQDDKTKEFTAVSNVNIEIKEGEMVTFLGPSGCGKTTTLRIISGFENQTTGDVYIDGKLVNDLPANKRDSSMVFQSYAIFPHLSVADNIGFGLELKGMKKAQIKVEVDKIMQTMGLSSLGNRQPSQLSGGQQQRVALARAIVNKPRVLLFDEPLSNLDAKLREQMRTEIRRIQQKFGITSIYVTHDQAEAMTVSDRIMVMDKGIIQQLGTPFEIYSRPTNHFVADFIGRANFIPATVVTLDKEVTLKVGEKECAFPSFNKDLKVGKSATIVIRPEGLRIGKKEEGAFFRGKVTQAVYLGSTMEYEIAVPNRKEPVVAISYNPVLEGFYKIGDTVSLTFDPISAHVIS
- a CDS encoding TetR/AcrR family transcriptional regulator — protein: MGIVERRIRDRQNRVMEILDASKRMFRSRGFIETTMNEIATDSDLSRRTLYLYFHNKEEILLTLAVQTLEQLLEETAKSRIQEMTGIERLINLATTYRNLYVADAGSFQFIPNFTNCVRALGGSHPIVKKCENITNELISIVSMMLQEGMEDHSVRKIDNPTKTAAILITMIHSFIQSVDTDNDLLCIALHISPSDFLDESFSFITHYLSAKDKD